Proteins encoded together in one Lathyrus oleraceus cultivar Zhongwan6 chromosome 5, CAAS_Psat_ZW6_1.0, whole genome shotgun sequence window:
- the LOC127086696 gene encoding probable receptor-like protein kinase At1g49730 isoform X2: protein MDPLIRKLRRHLLRWLHRSRSGSVFFVRRISYKEVRKATDSFQRIVYSNSEVSAYAANFGEGCGGVCLVKEVKDFDKGNDENFHKQVQLLGRLHHRHLLSLKGFSLGHDRKSKRLLIFDNIENGSLKEHLNDPLKTPLNWRTRLQIANGVVAALEYLFLFSEPPISHVSISSSNIMLDENFTPKLSDFGLLTGGSSVMMTQDCTGQENCKIIFQLGVLILELVTGQSSEMEELKSLLAVAKLCIKSWDKPSYTIPQLFRYLQKETDIPQH, encoded by the exons ATGGATCCCTTGATCCGCAAGCTCCGGCGCCACCTTCTCCGTTGGCTTCACCGATCTCGTTCTG GATCCGTGTTTTTTGTGAGGAGAATTTCGTATAAGGAAGTTAGAAAAGCAACTGATAGTTTTCAAAGAATAGTTTATAGCAATTCCGAAGTTTCTGCGTATGCTGCGAATTTTGGAGAGGGATGCGGTGGTGTTTGTTTGGTGAAAGAAGTTAAAGATTTTGATAAAGGAAATGATGAGAATTTTCATAAGCAAGTGCAGTTGTTGGGACGTTTGCATCATCGACACCTTCTTTCGCTCAAAGGCTTTTCTTTGGGGCACGATCGCAAGAGCAAGAG ACTGCTCATATTTGACAACATAGAAAATGGAAGTTTAAAGGAGCATCTCAATG ACCCCTTGAAGACTCCTTTAAATTGGAGGACAAGGTTGCAAATAGCTAATGGTGTTGTGGCTGCACTG GAATACTTGTTTCTTTTCAGTGAACCACCAATAAGCCATGTCTCTATTAGCTCTAGCAATATTATGTTAGATGAGAACTTCACCCCTAAA CTTTCTGATTTTGGCCTTCTTACTGGTGGAAGTTCTGTCATGATGACACAAG ATTGCACGGGGCAGGAAAATTGTAAGATTATATTTCAACTTGGAGTGCTCATCCTTGAACTTGTCACCGGTCAGTCTTCAGAGATGGAAG AACTTAAAAGTCTTCTAGCTGTGGCAAAATTATGTATCAAATCATGGGACAAGCCTTCATATACAATTCCTCAGTTATTTCGGTATCTCCAAAAGGAGACTGATATTCCCCAACATTAG
- the LOC127086696 gene encoding probable receptor-like protein kinase At1g49730 isoform X1 has product MDPLIRKLRRHLLRWLHRSRSGSVFFVRRISYKEVRKATDSFQRIVYSNSEVSAYAANFGEGCGGVCLVKEVKDFDKGNDENFHKQVQLLGRLHHRHLLSLKGFSLGHDRKSKRLLIFDNIENGSLKEHLNDPLKTPLNWRTRLQIANGVVAALEYLFLFSEPPISHVSISSSNIMLDENFTPKLSDFGLLTGGSSVMMTQDCTGQENCKIIFQLGVLILELVTGQSSEMEGSDLIEWIQESRFFSSIDKMLDPDLGNNYDGTELKSLLAVAKLCIKSWDKPSYTIPQLFRYLQKETDIPQH; this is encoded by the exons ATGGATCCCTTGATCCGCAAGCTCCGGCGCCACCTTCTCCGTTGGCTTCACCGATCTCGTTCTG GATCCGTGTTTTTTGTGAGGAGAATTTCGTATAAGGAAGTTAGAAAAGCAACTGATAGTTTTCAAAGAATAGTTTATAGCAATTCCGAAGTTTCTGCGTATGCTGCGAATTTTGGAGAGGGATGCGGTGGTGTTTGTTTGGTGAAAGAAGTTAAAGATTTTGATAAAGGAAATGATGAGAATTTTCATAAGCAAGTGCAGTTGTTGGGACGTTTGCATCATCGACACCTTCTTTCGCTCAAAGGCTTTTCTTTGGGGCACGATCGCAAGAGCAAGAG ACTGCTCATATTTGACAACATAGAAAATGGAAGTTTAAAGGAGCATCTCAATG ACCCCTTGAAGACTCCTTTAAATTGGAGGACAAGGTTGCAAATAGCTAATGGTGTTGTGGCTGCACTG GAATACTTGTTTCTTTTCAGTGAACCACCAATAAGCCATGTCTCTATTAGCTCTAGCAATATTATGTTAGATGAGAACTTCACCCCTAAA CTTTCTGATTTTGGCCTTCTTACTGGTGGAAGTTCTGTCATGATGACACAAG ATTGCACGGGGCAGGAAAATTGTAAGATTATATTTCAACTTGGAGTGCTCATCCTTGAACTTGTCACCGGTCAGTCTTCAGAGATGGAAGGTTCTGATTTAATTGAATGGATTCAAGAATCCCGATTTTTCAGTTCCATTGATAAGATGTTAGATCCTGATCTTGGAAACAATTATGATGGTACAGAACTTAAAAGTCTTCTAGCTGTGGCAAAATTATGTATCAAATCATGGGACAAGCCTTCATATACAATTCCTCAGTTATTTCGGTATCTCCAAAAGGAGACTGATATTCCCCAACATTAG